A single window of Selenomonas sputigena DNA harbors:
- a CDS encoding TolQ protein: MKRLDEGGFLAAEVAVLAFLLLFAVASLAALERSAALLAHSEAETSAMFLAEGELARMEQQARTQGSGASLGERQPHEVEANGRNFTLTPKFSAPGASPFVCQASVRVTWLEKGEVQELSLERTVHLGGGR, translated from the coding sequence ATGAAGCGGCTGGACGAGGGCGGCTTCCTCGCCGCAGAGGTCGCCGTGCTCGCCTTTCTGCTGCTTTTTGCCGTGGCGTCGCTCGCAGCTTTGGAGCGCTCCGCCGCCCTCTTGGCGCACAGCGAGGCGGAAACGAGCGCGATGTTCTTGGCAGAAGGCGAGCTGGCAAGGATGGAGCAGCAGGCAAGGACGCAGGGAAGCGGCGCGTCGTTGGGCGAACGGCAGCCGCATGAAGTCGAGGCGAATGGCAGGAATTTCACTTTGACGCCGAAGTTTTCTGCGCCGGGGGCGAGTCCTTTTGTTTGTCAGGCGAGCGTGCGCGTGACATGGCTCGAAAAAGGAGAAGTGCAGGAACTTTCCCTTGAAAGGACGGTGCATCTCGGTGGCGGACGATAA
- a CDS encoding prepilin-type N-terminal cleavage/methylation domain-containing protein: MKEEGFTLLELLVVCLVLALVAALSVPVVRVTERMRLEREAALLASDFRYLQEVSRTERTADGKGEWRLRPKLIVEAHRYYFLLPWAAGEVLTHSFPEDVYAVPSGSSAQSAATYSFDSSGDPSGTSALGHTIELQSPHYSLDVIIDEAGRVRTESRRLP; this comes from the coding sequence ATGAAGGAGGAAGGCTTCACCCTTTTGGAATTGCTCGTCGTCTGCCTCGTTCTCGCGCTCGTTGCGGCGCTCTCCGTGCCCGTCGTGCGCGTGACGGAGCGCATGCGCTTGGAGCGCGAGGCGGCGCTTCTGGCGAGCGATTTTCGCTATCTGCAGGAGGTTTCGCGCACGGAGCGCACGGCGGACGGCAAGGGCGAATGGAGGCTGCGCCCGAAACTCATCGTGGAGGCGCATCGCTACTATTTCCTGCTGCCGTGGGCGGCGGGCGAGGTTCTGACGCATTCCTTTCCCGAAGATGTCTACGCCGTGCCGAGCGGTTCGAGTGCGCAGTCTGCGGCGACGTATTCGTTTGACTCATCGGGCGATCCGAGCGGGACGAGCGCCTTGGGTCACACGATCGAGCTGCAGTCGCCGCATTATTCGCTCGACGTCATCATTGATGAGGCGGGGCGCGTGCGCACGGAAAGCAGGCGATTGCCATGA
- a CDS encoding prepilin peptidase, which yields MHGFQRVKPLPFCGEAAFVGGTLCAALFLWRIDGFGMVFFQRWLFFAFLWRISLLDWRHGLVFDRLVLPFGVIGIAFSLFSGALPPENFVFAAFLAGGFLCLLRLVSRGGMGGGDVKLGFALGLWLGLEGVALALFLAFFSGGLAAFCLLLFGREKRGRRIAFAPFLALGAVLSLLFADDLLAFYGGLL from the coding sequence ATGCACGGTTTTCAGCGCGTGAAGCCGCTGCCCTTTTGCGGCGAGGCGGCATTCGTCGGCGGGACGCTCTGTGCGGCGTTGTTTCTCTGGCGCATCGACGGTTTCGGCATGGTGTTCTTCCAGCGCTGGCTTTTCTTCGCATTTCTCTGGCGCATCTCCCTGCTCGACTGGCGGCACGGCCTCGTTTTTGACCGCCTCGTTTTGCCGTTTGGCGTCATCGGCATTGCGTTCTCGCTGTTTTCAGGCGCTCTGCCGCCGGAAAACTTCGTGTTCGCCGCTTTTCTCGCTGGCGGCTTCCTTTGCCTCCTGCGCCTTGTTTCACGCGGTGGCATGGGCGGCGGCGATGTGAAGCTCGGCTTCGCGCTCGGACTGTGGCTTGGCTTAGAGGGCGTCGCGCTCGCGCTCTTCCTCGCCTTTTTCAGCGGCGGACTCGCAGCCTTCTGCCTGCTGCTCTTCGGGCGTGAAAAGCGCGGGCGACGCATCGCCTTCGCGCCGTTTCTTGCCTTGGGCGCGGTTCTTTCCCTGCTTTTCGCCGACGATCTTCTTGCCTTTTATGGAGGGCTTCTGTGA
- a CDS encoding competence type IV pilus major pilin ComGC, whose protein sequence is MYGCMLLKKKMRQKESGRQGAMAGAFEARDESRCRSGRKRRRPLGEEGFTLLEMLLVICIIGVLAAVAVPKFSQSMTLANTSKIQADLSTLNTAVGLYRAEKGVDPKTLDQLKEYVVNLDALKPPSGKYFLRDKTEAQQAGASYALKEVNGELQATLDAHPLQAFGRAEKKEASGT, encoded by the coding sequence ATGTACGGATGTATGCTGCTCAAAAAGAAAATGCGGCAGAAGGAGAGCGGGCGGCAGGGGGCGATGGCCGGCGCATTCGAGGCGCGGGACGAGAGTCGATGCAGGAGCGGCCGAAAGAGGCGCCGCCCCTTAGGCGAGGAGGGCTTCACGCTCCTTGAAATGCTCCTCGTCATTTGCATCATCGGCGTGCTCGCCGCCGTCGCCGTGCCGAAGTTCTCGCAGTCGATGACGCTCGCGAACACGTCGAAGATTCAGGCCGACCTCAGCACACTCAACACGGCGGTGGGTCTTTACCGTGCGGAAAAGGGCGTCGATCCGAAGACTTTGGATCAGCTGAAGGAGTATGTTGTCAATCTCGATGCATTGAAGCCGCCGTCGGGAAAATATTTCCTGCGCGATAAAACGGAGGCACAGCAGGCGGGTGCGAGTTACGCGCTGAAGGAAGTGAATGGAGAACTGCAGGCGACGCTTGACGCACACCCCCTTCAAGCGTTTGGCAGGGCGGAAAAGAAAGAAGCGTCGGGAACTTGA